A single Salmo trutta chromosome 14, fSalTru1.1, whole genome shotgun sequence DNA region contains:
- the LOC115207496 gene encoding WD repeat-containing protein 82-like yields the protein MKLTDNVLRSFRVAKVFRENSDKINCFDFSSNGETIISSSDDDSLVLYDCQEGKPKRTLYSKKYGVDLIRYTHAANTVVYSSNKIDDTIRYLSLHDNKYIRYFPGHNKRVTALSMSPVDDTFISGSLDKTIRLWDLRSPNCQGLMHLQGKPVCSFDPEGLIFAAGVNSEMVKLYDLRSFDKGPFATFKLQYDRTCEWTGLKFSNDGKLILVSTNGGALRLLDAFKGAVMHSFGGYNNSKAVTLEASFSPDSQFIMIGSEDGKIHVWNAESGMKVAVLDGKHTGPVTCLQFNPKFMTFSSACSNMAFWLPTIDD from the exons ATGAAGCTGACGGACAATGTGCTGCGGAGCTTCAGGGTTGCAAAGGTTTTCCGAGAAAATTCAGACAAAATCAACTGTTTTGATTTCAGCTCAAACGGCGAAACCATTATTTCTAGCAGCGACGATGACTCCCTGGTTTTATACGACTGCCAGGAGGGAAA ACCCAAGCGGACCCTCTACAGTAAGAAGTATGGAGTGGATCTGATCAGGTACACACATGCAGCCAACACCGTGGTCTACAGCTCCAACAAAATTGATG ACACTATCCGGTACCTCTCCCTCCATGACAACAAGTACATCCGGTACTTCCCCGGACACAACAAAAG AGTGACGGCTCTCTCCATGTCCCCTGTGGATGACACGTTTATCTCAGGATCTTTAGACAAGACAATCCGGCTATGGGACCTGCGGTCTCCGAACTGCCAG GGCCTGATGCACCTCCAGGGGAAGCCAGTTTGCTCCTTTGATCCTGAGGGTCTGATTTTTGCTGCTGGTGTGAACTCCGAGATGGTCAAATTGTACGACCTGCGATCCTTTGACAAG GGTCCTTTTGCTACCTTCAAGCTACAGTACGATCGTACATGTGAGTGGACAGGACTCAAGTTCAGCAATGATGGGAAGCTCATCCTTGTCTCAACCAATGGGGGTGCTCTCCGCCTCCTCGATGCCTTCAAGGGCGCTGTGATGCATTCCTTTGGG GGCTACAACAACAGTAAAGCTGTGACGCTGGAGGCCTCCTTCAGTCCTGACTCTCAGTTTATTATGATTG GCTCTGAGGATGGGAAGATCCACGTGTGGAATGCAGAGAGTGGGATGAAGGTGGCTGTTCTGGATGGGAAGCACACGGGTCCCGTCACCTGCCTTCAGTTCAACCCCAAATTCATGACGTTTTCTAGTGCCTGTTCAAACATG GCATTCTGGCTCCCCACTATTGATGATTGA
- the glyctk gene encoding glycerate kinase isoform X1, with product MVKLESIITQRVHIQLELSSVPILPHCLSADPDSAIHSSHTAHRGNPEVHHTRCTGAPCKDSLMACVVSLYRPLSLLAPVGVRRAIVYRMSLDMRAREVFATAIEAVQPDIVVRRGLERTGDTLLVNGRSFTLKNNLHLVGFGKAVLGMAAEAERIVGDHLVRGVISVPHGIQETIRQHGKDQMLLKDGSHITVMEGAKHNLPDADAQRAAECIKELVSTLTENDMLLVLISGGGSALLPAPVPPISLQEKQDVTRRLAGAGATIQELNSVRRALSILKGGGLAHCAHPAQVVALVLSDVIGDPLDLIASGPTVWTEVWPEEIWSVLERYGLSSSLPVSVKEVLGRSAPRWEKSGEQSDRAAHVLNAVIGSNSIALECAGRRARELGFRPVVLSPGVCGDVQSVSRLYGLLARFACSRDEPPPELPAEILKLGPETGVESWDLCRAMQVLGEGRGEGWGATCLLAGGEPTVQLTGKGRGGRNQELALRVGLELEGMELPPKGPLFLSGGTDGQDGPTEAAGAVTDAGLGKEARAQGLDPDGFLVNNDSFTFFSRLSGGQRLLLPGLTGTNVMDVHMLLIPPIPIVVSGR from the exons ATGGTCAAGCTTGAGTCAATCATTACACAGAGGGTACACATTCAACTTGAGTTGAGCTCTGTCCCGATTTTGCCACACTGCCTTAGTGCTGATCCCGACTCTGCAATACACAGCTCTCACACGGCGCACAGAGGAAATCCAGAGGTTCACCATACCCGGTGTACAG GTGCTCCCTGCAAGGACAGCCTGATGGCTTGTGTTGTGTCCCTGTATCGGCCTTTATCTTTACTGGCCCCTGTGGGGGTGAGGCGAGCCATAGTTTACAGAATGTCACTGGACATGCGAGCACGGGAGGTGTTTGCTACGGCTATCGAAGCTGTGCAACCAGACATTGTGGTGCGGCGGGGTCTGGAGCGTACAGGAGACACTCTCCTAGTGAATGGACGCAGCTTCACGCTAAAAAACAACCTTCACCTGGTAGGTTTTGGCAAAGCTGTGCTGGGCATGGCTGCCGAGGCAGAGAGGATTGTGGGGGACCACTTGGTGAGAGGAGTGATCAGTGTGCCACACGGCATTCAGGAGACAATACGGCAGCATGGGAAAGA CCAGATGTTGTTGAAGGATGGAAGTCACATCACAGTGATGGAGGGAGCTAAACACAACCTGCCAGATGCTGATGCCCAGAGGGCAGCCGAATGTATTAAGGAGCTGGTCAGCACACTAACAGAGAATGACATGTTGCTTGTACTCATCTCAG gaggAGGGTCTGCACTCTTGCCTGCACCAGTCCCACCAATCTCTCTTCAAGAGAAACAGGATGTTACACGCAGACTGGCTGGTGCTGGTGCCACTATTCAGGAGCTTAACTCTGTACGCCGTGCCCTGTCGATTTTGAAAGGAGGAGGACTTGCACACTGCGCTCACCCTGCTCAG GTGGTGGCCCTGGTTCTGTCTGACGTAATTGGAGATCCCCTGGACTTGATAGCCAGTGGCCCCACAGTGTGGACAGAGGTGTGGCCTGAGGAGATTTGGTCGGTCCTTGAACGTTACgggctgtcctcctctctccctgtctcagtgaAAGAGGTGCTTGGACGCTCAGCTCCCCGTTGGGAGAAGTCTGGAGAGCAGTCAGACAGGGCGGCACATGTTCTCAATGCTGTGATTGGCTCCAATAGCATTGCTCTGGAATGCGCAGGGAGACGTGCGCGGGAGCTCGGATTCCGTCCAGTTGTGCTGTCGCCAGGGGTGTGTGGGGACGTACAGTCTGTCTCCCGCCTTTATGGTCTACTGGCTCGCTTTGCCTGCTCCCGTGACGAGCCCCCTCCTGAGTTGCCTGCTGAGATTCTGAAGCTGGGGCCCGAGACAGGCGTGGAAAGCTGGGACTTGTGCCGTGCCATGCAGGTGCTTGGTGAGGGGCgtggggagggctggggagcCACCTGTCTGCTGGCTGGGGGAGAGCCCACTGTGCAGTTGACCGGCAAGGGGCGTGGTGGGCGGAACCAGGAGCTGGCCCTGAGAGTAGGGCTTGAGCTGGAAGGCATGGAGCTCCCTCCAAAGGGTCCCCTGTTCCTGAGTGGTGGGACCGATGGTCAGGACGGGCCAACTGAGGCAGCAGGGGCAGTCACAGACGCGGGGCTTGGCAAAGAAGCACGAGCACAGGGGCTCGACCCTGATGGCTTCCTCGTCAACAATGATTCCTTCACCTTCTTTTCACGCCTGTCTGGTGGGCAGCGGCTGCTCCTACCAGGGTTAACGGGTACCAATGTGATGGATGTGCACATGCTGCTCATCCCACCAATTCCCATAGTCGTGTCTGGTCGTTGA
- the glyctk gene encoding glycerate kinase isoform X2, whose product MACVVSLYRPLSLLAPVGVRRAIVYRMSLDMRAREVFATAIEAVQPDIVVRRGLERTGDTLLVNGRSFTLKNNLHLVGFGKAVLGMAAEAERIVGDHLVRGVISVPHGIQETIRQHGKDQMLLKDGSHITVMEGAKHNLPDADAQRAAECIKELVSTLTENDMLLVLISGGGSALLPAPVPPISLQEKQDVTRRLAGAGATIQELNSVRRALSILKGGGLAHCAHPAQVVALVLSDVIGDPLDLIASGPTVWTEVWPEEIWSVLERYGLSSSLPVSVKEVLGRSAPRWEKSGEQSDRAAHVLNAVIGSNSIALECAGRRARELGFRPVVLSPGVCGDVQSVSRLYGLLARFACSRDEPPPELPAEILKLGPETGVESWDLCRAMQVLGEGRGEGWGATCLLAGGEPTVQLTGKGRGGRNQELALRVGLELEGMELPPKGPLFLSGGTDGQDGPTEAAGAVTDAGLGKEARAQGLDPDGFLVNNDSFTFFSRLSGGQRLLLPGLTGTNVMDVHMLLIPPIPIVVSGR is encoded by the exons ATGGCTTGTGTTGTGTCCCTGTATCGGCCTTTATCTTTACTGGCCCCTGTGGGGGTGAGGCGAGCCATAGTTTACAGAATGTCACTGGACATGCGAGCACGGGAGGTGTTTGCTACGGCTATCGAAGCTGTGCAACCAGACATTGTGGTGCGGCGGGGTCTGGAGCGTACAGGAGACACTCTCCTAGTGAATGGACGCAGCTTCACGCTAAAAAACAACCTTCACCTGGTAGGTTTTGGCAAAGCTGTGCTGGGCATGGCTGCCGAGGCAGAGAGGATTGTGGGGGACCACTTGGTGAGAGGAGTGATCAGTGTGCCACACGGCATTCAGGAGACAATACGGCAGCATGGGAAAGA CCAGATGTTGTTGAAGGATGGAAGTCACATCACAGTGATGGAGGGAGCTAAACACAACCTGCCAGATGCTGATGCCCAGAGGGCAGCCGAATGTATTAAGGAGCTGGTCAGCACACTAACAGAGAATGACATGTTGCTTGTACTCATCTCAG gaggAGGGTCTGCACTCTTGCCTGCACCAGTCCCACCAATCTCTCTTCAAGAGAAACAGGATGTTACACGCAGACTGGCTGGTGCTGGTGCCACTATTCAGGAGCTTAACTCTGTACGCCGTGCCCTGTCGATTTTGAAAGGAGGAGGACTTGCACACTGCGCTCACCCTGCTCAG GTGGTGGCCCTGGTTCTGTCTGACGTAATTGGAGATCCCCTGGACTTGATAGCCAGTGGCCCCACAGTGTGGACAGAGGTGTGGCCTGAGGAGATTTGGTCGGTCCTTGAACGTTACgggctgtcctcctctctccctgtctcagtgaAAGAGGTGCTTGGACGCTCAGCTCCCCGTTGGGAGAAGTCTGGAGAGCAGTCAGACAGGGCGGCACATGTTCTCAATGCTGTGATTGGCTCCAATAGCATTGCTCTGGAATGCGCAGGGAGACGTGCGCGGGAGCTCGGATTCCGTCCAGTTGTGCTGTCGCCAGGGGTGTGTGGGGACGTACAGTCTGTCTCCCGCCTTTATGGTCTACTGGCTCGCTTTGCCTGCTCCCGTGACGAGCCCCCTCCTGAGTTGCCTGCTGAGATTCTGAAGCTGGGGCCCGAGACAGGCGTGGAAAGCTGGGACTTGTGCCGTGCCATGCAGGTGCTTGGTGAGGGGCgtggggagggctggggagcCACCTGTCTGCTGGCTGGGGGAGAGCCCACTGTGCAGTTGACCGGCAAGGGGCGTGGTGGGCGGAACCAGGAGCTGGCCCTGAGAGTAGGGCTTGAGCTGGAAGGCATGGAGCTCCCTCCAAAGGGTCCCCTGTTCCTGAGTGGTGGGACCGATGGTCAGGACGGGCCAACTGAGGCAGCAGGGGCAGTCACAGACGCGGGGCTTGGCAAAGAAGCACGAGCACAGGGGCTCGACCCTGATGGCTTCCTCGTCAACAATGATTCCTTCACCTTCTTTTCACGCCTGTCTGGTGGGCAGCGGCTGCTCCTACCAGGGTTAACGGGTACCAATGTGATGGATGTGCACATGCTGCTCATCCCACCAATTCCCATAGTCGTGTCTGGTCGTTGA